The following nucleotide sequence is from Pseudomonas sp. S09G 359.
GAGCACTTCGCCACGCAGCAACAGGCTCGGCGTCTGTACCCCGGCCACGGTGACCTGCTGATCGGCCTGCACACTCAACCCGGCGCTGAAGCGCTTTTCAAACAGCCCCGTCAAACGTTGGGTGCTCTCGCGCAACGTGCTGTGGAAGGTATTGAGTTGGTCGGCGAGCAAACGCGCTTCGCTGGCCAGGTGCTCCTCGCGGGTATCGAGGTTGGCGGAGTCGAGGGAACGCAAGGCGAAAACGGTACTGCCGCTGATGACGACAGCCAAAATCACCGCTAATGCGAGGCCTAGCTGTGAGGCAATCCGGGCGCGAGGTTGAGACATGAGGGCTCCTGGCCGAGGCCAGGATCATCCTGATCTCATAGCGCTGCTCGGCAAATTATCTGGTGGGTAGCGTTGGTGCACGATGGTTCCAACACACCTACTTCGGCGGGCGCGAGCAATACTTGAGCGAAACGTATGGGTATCACGCAAACGATTGCATGAACGGCCTGCAGCCACTCAGTCGAGGCGCTCTACCGCGGGTAAAACCATGGCCTGCACTTCGCCCTGGAGAAAATCCGCCAGGCGCCGCAAGCGCTCGCCGCGGGGGCGTGTTTTTGGCCACACCAGGTAATAGCTTTCCCCACTCGCCACCGCCGTCGGCCACGGCAGGCTCAACCGCCCCTGGGCCACGTCCTCGGCCACCATCAGCAAATCCCCAATGGACACGCCATACCCCCGCGCGGCGGCGATCATGCCCAACTCCAGGGTATCGAACACCTGCCCGCCCTTGAGCGATATCTGGGATGACAGGCCCATGCGCTCCAGCCAGTTGCGCCAGTCACGCCGGTCGGGGGTGGGGTGCAGTAATTCGGCGCTGGCCAGGCGCGCGGCATCCCATGGCCCATCCTCCAGCAGGTTCGGGGCGCCGACAGGGATCAGCAATTCGGGAAACAGGTAGCACGCCTCCCAATCCGCCGGGAAATGCCCGTAGCTCAGCAACACCGCACAGTCGAACGGCTCCTGGTTGAAGTCGACCTCATCCACGTTCATCCAGGCACTTGTCAGTTGCACCTCATTGCCCGGCTGTAACGCCCGGAAACGACTCAGCCGCGCCAACAGCCAGCGCATGGTCAGGGTCGACGGCGCCTTCATGCGCAGGATGTCATCTTCAGCATTCAGGGTATGGCAGGCCCGCTCCAGCGCGGCGAAACCTTCGCGCACGCCGGGCAACAACAGTCGCGCGGCCTCGGTGAGCTGCAAGTTGCGCCCGCTGCGCTGGAACAGGCGGCAGGCGAAATGCTCTTCGAGGGTGCGGATATGCCGGCTCACCGCACTTTGGGTAATCGACAGCTCTTCAGCCGCGCGGGTAAAGGAGTTGTGCCGGGAGGCGGCTTCAAAGGCACGCAGGGCATAAAGCGGAGGAAGACGACGGGACATTAGGAAAGCTCCGACAGCGCAATTTTGCAAAACTACCAGAATCAAACAGGCATGAGTTTTAATCATGCGAACGATCGCTTTTATCCCTTTGTGCAATGGGCTGAGAGCGCCGAGAATCGACCCTCCCCCAACTCTCTGACTTTTCGAGTGTGATGATCATGCAGCATCCGGCACGTACCGAACTCTGGGCCATTCTGCGGCTGTCAGGGCCGTTGATTGCCTCACAGTTGGCGCACATGCTGATGGTGCTGACCGACACCCTGATGATGGCCCGCCTGAGCCCCGAAGCGCTGGCCGGGGGCGGCCTGGGCGCGGCGAGCTATTCGTTT
It contains:
- a CDS encoding LysR substrate-binding domain-containing protein produces the protein MSRRLPPLYALRAFEAASRHNSFTRAAEELSITQSAVSRHIRTLEEHFACRLFQRSGRNLQLTEAARLLLPGVREGFAALERACHTLNAEDDILRMKAPSTLTMRWLLARLSRFRALQPGNEVQLTSAWMNVDEVDFNQEPFDCAVLLSYGHFPADWEACYLFPELLIPVGAPNLLEDGPWDAARLASAELLHPTPDRRDWRNWLERMGLSSQISLKGGQVFDTLELGMIAAARGYGVSIGDLLMVAEDVAQGRLSLPWPTAVASGESYYLVWPKTRPRGERLRRLADFLQGEVQAMVLPAVERLD